Proteins encoded in a region of the Pseudomonas denitrificans (nom. rej.) genome:
- a CDS encoding MaoC family dehydratase, whose amino-acid sequence MAHNEIALGQGYYWQQIEAGQRFRTFRRTVTETDLIGFVGVTGQTEVIFIDSTFNGAIQGRPVPAALSYSLIEGILMQTMLQGTGLALLELHKSVKGPVVVGDTLEAVVEIEDVRPTSKNNRAVVTSRVFVLNQREETVMEYQVKRLLAGRPERSEG is encoded by the coding sequence ATGGCGCACAACGAAATCGCCCTCGGGCAAGGCTACTACTGGCAGCAGATCGAAGCCGGCCAGCGTTTCCGCACCTTCCGCCGGACCGTCACCGAGACCGACCTGATCGGCTTCGTCGGCGTCACCGGGCAGACCGAAGTCATCTTCATCGACAGCACCTTCAACGGCGCCATCCAGGGCCGCCCGGTGCCGGCGGCGCTGAGCTACAGCCTGATCGAAGGCATCCTCATGCAGACCATGCTGCAAGGCACCGGCCTGGCCCTGCTGGAACTGCACAAGAGCGTGAAAGGCCCGGTGGTCGTAGGTGACACCCTGGAAGCCGTGGTGGAGATCGAGGACGTCCGCCCGACCTCGAAGAACAACCGCGCCGTGGTCACCTCCCGCGTCTTCGTGCTCAACCAGCGCGAGGAAACGGTGATGGAGTACCAGGTCAAGCGCCTGCTCGCCGGCCGCCCCGAGCGGAGTGAAGGCTGA
- a CDS encoding LysR family transcriptional regulator, producing MELRQIHQFLALAETLNFREAAERLHMSQPPLSVSIRKLEEEIGLPLFERTTRQVALTEAGEAVLPELRKALLHLQQARRYALEAGAGERGQLTLGSVGSATLSLIPQLIPEFRRRYPGIALELRELPSSGVLELVENGGADVGLVRFPLPQPTALKLIPLVWEPMMLVVPQDSPLAQSGRSRVHLAEVADQPLIDYPHTEGLHYVLLQLCQAAGFVPQLVHSTTQVQAAISLVACGLGVALVPALHARNSSAPVCFLELETPHQERTVALALVYNPDNESRVVRQFRDVAVELLAAEG from the coding sequence ATGGAGCTGCGCCAGATTCACCAGTTCCTCGCCCTGGCCGAGACCCTGAACTTCCGCGAGGCCGCCGAGCGCCTGCACATGTCCCAGCCGCCGCTGTCGGTGTCGATCCGCAAGCTGGAGGAGGAGATCGGCCTGCCGCTGTTCGAGCGCACCACGCGCCAGGTGGCCCTCACCGAAGCCGGCGAGGCGGTCCTGCCGGAGCTGCGCAAGGCGTTGCTGCACTTGCAGCAGGCGCGGCGCTACGCGCTTGAGGCCGGCGCCGGGGAACGCGGGCAATTGACGCTGGGTTCGGTCGGCTCGGCGACGCTTTCGCTGATCCCACAGCTGATTCCGGAGTTCCGCCGGCGCTATCCGGGCATTGCCCTGGAGCTGCGCGAGCTGCCTTCCAGCGGCGTGCTGGAACTGGTGGAGAATGGCGGCGCCGATGTCGGTCTGGTGCGTTTCCCACTGCCCCAGCCGACGGCGCTGAAGCTGATCCCGCTGGTGTGGGAGCCGATGATGCTGGTGGTCCCGCAGGACAGCCCGCTGGCCCAGAGTGGGCGTAGCCGCGTGCACCTGGCGGAAGTCGCCGACCAGCCGCTGATCGATTACCCGCACACCGAAGGCCTGCACTACGTGCTGCTGCAGCTTTGCCAGGCGGCGGGGTTCGTGCCGCAACTGGTGCATTCCACCACCCAGGTACAGGCGGCCATCAGCCTGGTGGCGTGCGGTCTGGGGGTGGCGCTGGTGCCGGCGCTGCATGCGCGCAACTCATCGGCGCCGGTGTGCTTCCTCGAGCTGGAAACCCCGCACCAGGAGCGCACCGTGGCACTCGCCCTGGTCTACAACCCGGATAACGAGAGCCGCGTGGTGCGGCAGTTCCGCGATGTGGCGGTAGAGTTGCTGGCCGCGGAAGGCTAG
- a CDS encoding acyl-CoA dehydrogenase family protein, giving the protein MMLEALDFHALPARHEALRDELRSFLAERLHDYPTDLRARSWQGFDADFSRALAERGWVGLTLPREYGGAGLDPLARFVVVEELLCAGAPVAAHWIADRQSGPLLLRFGSEQQKRQHLPAICRGEQFFCIGMSEPNSGSDLASVRTRAEANADGWLLNGQKIWTTYAQHSHYMIALVRTSGSAQDRHRGLSQVLVDLSLPGVSIRPIRDLTGAEHFCEVFFDNVQLPAGALVGEEGDGWKQVTAELAFERSGPERIYSSIALLDAWLDWLRTDPQAGQERLLGQLLGELMVLRALSVSLAAQLADGRSPVVEAALVKDLGTSFEQSIPTLLGDLLGAVQGAAVPHLLQRTLAYLERMAPVFSLRGGTREILRGVIARGLGLR; this is encoded by the coding sequence CTGATGCTCGAAGCCCTCGACTTCCACGCGCTGCCGGCGCGGCACGAGGCCTTGCGCGACGAGCTGCGCAGCTTCCTCGCCGAGCGCCTGCACGATTACCCCACCGACCTGCGGGCACGCAGCTGGCAAGGTTTCGACGCCGACTTCAGCCGTGCCCTGGCCGAGCGCGGCTGGGTCGGGCTGACCCTGCCGCGCGAGTATGGCGGCGCCGGCCTCGACCCGCTGGCGCGCTTCGTGGTGGTGGAAGAACTGCTCTGCGCCGGCGCGCCGGTAGCCGCGCATTGGATCGCCGACCGCCAGAGCGGCCCGCTGCTGCTGCGCTTTGGCAGCGAACAGCAGAAGCGCCAGCACCTGCCGGCGATCTGCCGTGGCGAGCAGTTCTTCTGCATCGGCATGAGCGAACCGAACTCCGGCTCGGACCTGGCCAGCGTGCGCACCCGCGCCGAAGCCAATGCCGACGGCTGGCTGCTCAACGGGCAGAAGATCTGGACCACCTACGCCCAGCACAGCCACTACATGATCGCCCTGGTGCGCACCTCCGGCAGCGCCCAGGACCGCCATCGCGGGCTGTCGCAGGTGCTGGTCGATCTGTCGCTGCCGGGCGTGAGCATCCGCCCGATCCGCGACCTGACCGGCGCCGAGCACTTCTGCGAAGTGTTCTTCGACAACGTGCAGCTGCCCGCCGGAGCGCTGGTCGGCGAGGAAGGCGACGGCTGGAAGCAGGTGACCGCCGAGCTGGCCTTCGAGCGCAGCGGGCCGGAGCGCATCTACTCCAGCATTGCCCTGCTCGATGCCTGGCTGGACTGGCTGCGCACCGACCCGCAGGCGGGCCAGGAGCGTCTATTGGGCCAACTGCTGGGCGAGCTGATGGTGCTGCGTGCGCTGTCGGTCAGCCTCGCCGCGCAACTGGCCGACGGCCGCAGCCCGGTAGTGGAAGCCGCGCTGGTGAAGGACCTGGGCACCAGCTTCGAACAATCCATCCCGACCCTGCTCGGCGACCTGCTGGGCGCGGTGCAGGGCGCCGCCGTCCCGCACCTGCTGCAACGCACCCTGGCCTACCTGGAACGCATGGCCCCGGTGTTCTCCCTGCGCGGCGGCACCCGCGAAATCCTCCGCGGCGTGATCGCCCGCGGCCTCGGCTTGCGATAG
- a CDS encoding MFS transporter has translation MAHLLSQPHRAASTSAAASARPIAWRTIIAGSVGNTVEWFDWTVYTAFALYFSHQFFPSDNETTALLASFAVFAIGFAMRPLGGWLIGIFNDRAGRKAALNLTILMMALPSLLISLMPTYSTIGIAAPVLMVVARMVQGLSVGGEYGAAATFLAESAPASQRGLYSGFFFASIALGLLFASGLAWVLSQWLSREQLIDFGWRIPFFIGGLGSLAGFWIRHGVDETAAFRRSQEQRRGQRIEQPLRTLWREHPEAVKRLVGISLLGAFAFYLFVSYLPVHAIRTLGVEPGTAYAASSLALVVFMISQPLFGWLSDRIGRRPQLIVFALGYAVLLYPVVRSMEASFTSILAVELFGLLLYGLYSAIAPAIKSELFSTDIRALGIGLPYNLVVAIFGGTTPYLMTWLQSRGHEQWFLVYVSVMAVITLVAFVRMPETRGKDLH, from the coding sequence ATGGCCCACCTTCTCAGCCAACCGCATCGCGCCGCTTCAACGAGCGCGGCTGCCAGCGCCCGGCCCATCGCCTGGCGCACCATCATCGCCGGCAGCGTCGGCAACACCGTGGAATGGTTCGACTGGACGGTCTACACCGCCTTCGCGCTCTACTTCAGCCACCAGTTCTTCCCCTCGGACAATGAGACCACCGCCCTGCTCGCCTCCTTCGCGGTGTTCGCCATCGGCTTCGCCATGCGCCCGCTGGGCGGCTGGCTGATCGGCATCTTCAATGACCGCGCCGGGCGCAAGGCGGCGCTCAACCTGACCATCCTGATGATGGCGCTGCCCTCGCTGCTGATCAGCCTGATGCCGACCTATTCCACCATCGGCATCGCCGCGCCCGTGCTGATGGTAGTGGCGCGCATGGTCCAGGGGCTCTCGGTAGGCGGCGAGTACGGCGCCGCCGCGACCTTCCTAGCCGAATCGGCGCCGGCCAGCCAGCGTGGCCTGTACTCGGGTTTCTTCTTCGCCAGCATCGCCCTCGGGCTGCTGTTCGCCTCGGGCCTGGCCTGGGTGCTGAGCCAGTGGCTGAGCCGTGAACAGCTGATCGACTTCGGCTGGCGCATTCCGTTCTTCATCGGCGGCCTGGGCAGCCTCGCCGGCTTCTGGATTCGCCATGGTGTCGACGAGACCGCGGCCTTCCGCAGGAGCCAGGAGCAGCGCCGCGGCCAGCGCATCGAGCAGCCGCTGCGCACCCTCTGGCGCGAGCATCCGGAAGCCGTGAAACGCCTGGTCGGCATCAGCCTGCTGGGGGCCTTCGCCTTCTACCTGTTCGTCAGCTACCTGCCGGTCCACGCCATCCGCACCCTCGGCGTGGAGCCGGGCACTGCCTATGCCGCCAGCAGCCTGGCGCTGGTGGTGTTCATGATTTCCCAGCCGCTGTTCGGCTGGCTGTCCGACCGCATCGGCCGCCGCCCGCAGCTGATCGTCTTCGCCCTGGGCTACGCCGTCCTGCTCTATCCGGTGGTGCGTTCCATGGAGGCCTCGTTCACCTCGATCCTCGCCGTCGAACTGTTCGGCCTGCTGCTCTACGGGCTGTATTCGGCCATCGCCCCGGCGATCAAGTCGGAGCTGTTCAGCACCGATATCCGCGCCCTGGGCATCGGCCTGCCGTACAACCTGGTGGTGGCGATCTTCGGCGGCACCACGCCCTACCTGATGACCTGGTTGCAGAGCCGTGGCCACGAACAGTGGTTCCTGGTCTACGTCTCGGTCATGGCGGTGATCACCCTGGTGGCCTTCGTGCGCATGCCCGAAACCCGCGGCAAAGACCTGCACTGA
- a CDS encoding acyl-CoA dehydrogenase has protein sequence MSLDNLILDAFGQWLEGEVSAERVRRIDLGESADGLWRSLAEHGFADLLLPEELGGAAASAETACHLLFAAGGAALPLPLASTWWARLALAEAGLALPEGPIALANGERAGQGLRCHAVPFAAQSHWVLATLPEDAWLMPVDGAQRRADGVHASSTEELHWPSLPENAQRLPPNRDWRALGAAFSAALIAGAAERVLQLTLDYATTRQQFGKPVGGFQAIQQQISVLAEEVFAARMAAQLALRGSTWPQGIPAAVAKARCSSAAVRICTIAHAVFGAIGVTEECDLQLYTRRLYAWRADFGSEAHWQPLIGHAALRESGDSLAFLRRHLPAA, from the coding sequence ATGAGCCTCGACAACCTCATTCTCGACGCCTTCGGCCAGTGGCTCGAAGGCGAAGTCAGCGCCGAGCGCGTGCGCCGCATCGACCTGGGCGAATCTGCCGACGGGCTGTGGCGCTCGCTGGCCGAACACGGCTTCGCCGACCTGCTGCTGCCCGAGGAACTCGGCGGCGCGGCGGCCAGTGCCGAAACCGCCTGCCACCTGCTGTTCGCCGCTGGCGGCGCGGCCCTGCCGCTGCCGTTGGCCAGCACCTGGTGGGCGCGCCTGGCGCTGGCCGAAGCTGGCCTCGCGCTGCCCGAAGGGCCCATCGCCCTGGCCAATGGCGAACGCGCTGGTCAGGGCCTGCGCTGCCATGCGGTGCCGTTTGCCGCGCAATCCCACTGGGTATTGGCGACGCTGCCGGAAGACGCCTGGCTAATGCCGGTGGATGGCGCACAACGGCGGGCGGATGGCGTTCACGCCAGCAGCACCGAGGAACTGCATTGGCCGAGCCTGCCGGAGAACGCCCAGCGCCTGCCGCCAAATCGTGACTGGCGCGCCCTCGGCGCGGCCTTCAGCGCAGCGCTGATCGCCGGCGCCGCCGAGCGGGTACTGCAACTGACCCTGGACTACGCCACCACCCGCCAGCAGTTCGGCAAGCCGGTCGGCGGCTTCCAGGCCATCCAGCAACAGATCAGCGTGCTCGCCGAGGAAGTCTTCGCCGCGCGCATGGCGGCGCAACTGGCGCTGCGTGGGTCGACATGGCCGCAAGGCATCCCCGCCGCCGTGGCCAAGGCGCGCTGCAGCAGCGCGGCGGTGCGCATCTGCACCATCGCCCATGCCGTCTTCGGCGCCATCGGCGTCACCGAGGAATGCGACCTGCAGCTCTACACCCGCCGCCTGTATGCCTGGCGTGCGGACTTCGGCAGCGAGGCGCACTGGCAGCCGCTGATCGGCCACGCAGCCCTGCGGGAGAGCGGCGACAGCCTGGCCTTCCTGCGTCGCCACCTGCCCGCAGCCTGA